The Zhihengliuella sp. ISTPL4 genomic interval AACGGTGGCTGACGCTGGCTGCTCTGGCTCTCGCGGTCGCGACGGGTGCGCTGTCCGCCTCGGCGGCATCGGCGACCGACCCGCTCTCGCTCGACTCCGGGTATGTGACCGACCAGGCCGATGTCCTCTCCCCCTCCGAGGAGGAACAGGTCGAGGCGCGACTGCAGGAGCTCACGGCGAACTCCTCCGCCGACCTCTTCGTCGTTCTCGTCGACGACTTCACCAGTCCGAGCGACAGCGTCGCCTGGGCCGACCAGGTCGCGAACGACAACGGCCTCGGCCCGGATCAGTACCTGCTCGCGATCGCCGTCGAGGGGCGGAGCCTCTACATCTCCGCCGATTCCTCCGGTCCGCTGAGCGACGGGCAGCTCGCCGCTGTCGAGGACGCCATCGCCCCACTCGCCGGCAGCGGAGACTGGGTCGGGGCGATCACGCTCGCCGCCGACGAGATCCAGGGCGACGGCGGTGCCGGGGCGCTCCGCGTCACCCTGATCGTCGTCGGGGTGGTGGCCGTCGCGCTCCTGATCTGGCTCATCGTGGCGCTGATCCGACGCGCGCGCCGCAACGCGGCCGTCCGTGAGCGGGGCGCCATGCCGGAGACCCCCGATCCCGCCGACCCCTTCTCGACGTTGACCGATGCGCAGGTCGACCAGCAGGCCGGCGTCGCACTGGTCCGCGCCGACGACGCCATCACCTCCAGCCGGGAGGAGCTGGGCTTCGCCGTGGCGCAATACGGCGAGGGGGCGACCGCGGCGTTCTCCCGCGCCGTCGACGAGGCGAAGGCGAAGATCGCCGAGGCGTTCGACCTCCGGCAGAAGCTCGACGACGAGATCGAGGACTCCATCCACGACCGGCGCGCGTGGCACATCCGCATCATCCGGCTCGCCGACGAGATCGACGACATCCTCGACGACAACACCGAGGCGTTCGACGAGCTGCGCAAGCTGCAGGAGAACGCGCCGCAGGAACTGGAGCGCGTGCGTCGGGAGCGCGACGAGCTGACGCCGCTCCTCGCCTCGGCCGCACCCGCGCTCGCCGCTCTCTCCGAAACGTACGACCAGAGCGCGCTGACCACCGTGGCGGACAATCCCGCTCAGGCGCAGGAACGTGCGGCCCTCGCAGATCGCTCGATCGACGCGGCGGCTCAGGCGCTGACCGCCGGGCGCAGCGGGGAGGCCGCGTTCGCGATCCGCACCGCCGAACAGGCGGTCGCGCAGGCCGCGCAGCTGGTCCAGGCGATCACCGCCCTCGGCACCGAGCTGTCCGCCATCGAAGCGCAGGCGCAGTCTCTCGTCGCGGAGCTGCAGGCCGATGTCACGGCAGCAGCGCAGCTCCCCGATCCGTCCGGAACTCTGGCCTCCGCGTCCGGCGCCGTCACCGCGCAGCTGCAGGCCGCGCACGCTGAACTCCTCGGCACGCCGCGGAACCCGCAGCGCGCCCTGGACGCCCTCACCGCCGCGAACGCCCAGATCGACGGCGCGATCGCCCAGGGGCGCGAAGCCGTGGACCGCGCGCGCCGAGCACAGCAGCTCCTCGAGCAGACGCTCGTCCAGGCCGGATCCGAGATCCGCGCCGCGCGTGACTTCATCGAGACGCGCCGCGGCACGGTGGGGTCCACTGCCCGCACCCGGCTCGCCGCGGCGGACGCCGCGCTCACCCAGGCGCTCACCCTGCGCGCGACCGAGGTCGAACGCGCCCTCGCCGAGGCGCAGCGCGCCCT includes:
- a CDS encoding TPM domain-containing protein, whose protein sequence is MTKRWLTLAALALAVATGALSASAASATDPLSLDSGYVTDQADVLSPSEEEQVEARLQELTANSSADLFVVLVDDFTSPSDSVAWADQVANDNGLGPDQYLLAIAVEGRSLYISADSSGPLSDGQLAAVEDAIAPLAGSGDWVGAITLAADEIQGDGGAGALRVTLIVVGVVAVALLIWLIVALIRRARRNAAVRERGAMPETPDPADPFSTLTDAQVDQQAGVALVRADDAITSSREELGFAVAQYGEGATAAFSRAVDEAKAKIAEAFDLRQKLDDEIEDSIHDRRAWHIRIIRLADEIDDILDDNTEAFDELRKLQENAPQELERVRRERDELTPLLASAAPALAALSETYDQSALTTVADNPAQAQERAALADRSIDAAAQALTAGRSGEAAFAIRTAEQAVAQAAQLVQAITALGTELSAIEAQAQSLVAELQADVTAAAQLPDPSGTLASASGAVTAQLQAAHAELLGTPRNPQRALDALTAANAQIDGAIAQGREAVDRARRAQQLLEQTLVQAGSEIRAARDFIETRRGTVGSTARTRLAAADAALTQALTLRATEVERALAEAQRALSLAREATSAAEADLRAYSPGGYADDGWGGLFSGSGSRSGGSGIGGDILGGIIGGLLAGGGGGGGSSRRSSSWRSSGGFRSSGFGGGSRSGGGRGRSGGRRF